From Zingiber officinale cultivar Zhangliang chromosome 5B, Zo_v1.1, whole genome shotgun sequence, the proteins below share one genomic window:
- the LOC121986451 gene encoding uncharacterized protein At5g65660-like isoform X2, with protein MDGGAAMPAAQPAAAAAEHHGSRPTLGFPLGTALLLVVIFCLSGFFALCYHWEKLRSLRGRPSRGHQQQLPPLDALEEGSRIPQPSSPSLTSKLSPMHQVDFALETVGDWWKIRAFYLERTNQIVP; from the exons ATGGACGGTGGTGCGGCCATGCCGGCGGCGCagccagcagcagcagcagccgaGCACCATGGGTCGAGACCAACGCTGGGTTTTCCTCTCGGCACCGCACTACTGCTCGTCGTCATCTTCTGCCTCAGCGGCTTCTTCGCTTTGTGCTACCACTGGGAGAAACTCCGCTCCCTCCGTGGCCGACCCAGCCGCGGCCACCAGCAGCAACTTCCCCCTTTGGATGCGCTCGAGGAAGGCAGCCGAATCCCCCAGCCATCTTCTCCGTCTCTAACGTCCAAGCTCTCCCCTATGCATCAG GTAGATTTTGCATTGGAAACGGTGGGTGATTGGTGGAAAATACGCGCCTTTTATTTGGAGCGCACTAACCAAATCGTGCCGTGA
- the LOC121986451 gene encoding uncharacterized protein At5g65660-like isoform X1 → MDGGAAMPAAQPAAAAAEHHGSRPTLGFPLGTALLLVVIFCLSGFFALCYHWEKLRSLRGRPSRGHQQQLPPLDALEEGSRIPQPSSPSLTSKLSPMHQANKEEKVESLVVVMPGDKIAKFMAWPCPCQHRSPIADAFTASTVTREAAISPPS, encoded by the exons ATGGACGGTGGTGCGGCCATGCCGGCGGCGCagccagcagcagcagcagccgaGCACCATGGGTCGAGACCAACGCTGGGTTTTCCTCTCGGCACCGCACTACTGCTCGTCGTCATCTTCTGCCTCAGCGGCTTCTTCGCTTTGTGCTACCACTGGGAGAAACTCCGCTCCCTCCGTGGCCGACCCAGCCGCGGCCACCAGCAGCAACTTCCCCCTTTGGATGCGCTCGAGGAAGGCAGCCGAATCCCCCAGCCATCTTCTCCGTCTCTAACGTCCAAGCTCTCCCCTATGCATCAG GCGAACAAGGAGGAAAAGGTCGAAAGCTTGGTCGTCGTTATGCCAGGAGATAAAATTGCAAAGTTCATGGCATGGCCGTGCCCGTGCCAACACCGGTCGCCTATTGCAGATGCATTCACTGCAAGTACAGTCACTCGGGAAGCAGCAATCTCGCCTCCATCTTAA
- the LOC121986452 gene encoding uncharacterized protein LOC121986452, whose amino-acid sequence MVVISLYRGNLHRVSNAPRRWRIPPQSFSLSQFKLLMRKRSEALSRLATASRAIANPNFNNEKPLKPEEKGAGGGGEIDKLDTLKRQDSFPIDLQPSNFQPDDKEHTREDRRFHEPNVGVSASFCLVGAAATREEDVHDSRPGGAGKTDGHLEEQSNPDVASEKNERKQELEKQLHVLNEKKHNLVQMLKQILNAEEEIKRRSTQSPVARPSLPHKADMAVENSAAKQVPKLTVEVNFGSDSGGESDAAANHSNHVRQLNHIHITSPSATPLARTTFSSFQHNAGVQNNRGSMVAMGHGPPTPSSLMSGAMASPSRFAPAGHQSQTTSLPAMALPANHFMASSPSPAVSGGTSSVFRDPRATNSS is encoded by the exons ATGGTTGTGATCTCTCTCTACCGCGGCAACCTCCACCGGGTTTCCAACGCCCCGCGACGATGGAGAATCCCGCCGCAGAGCTTCTCCCTTAGCCAGTTCAAGCTTCTCATGCGAAAGCGGTCCGAAGCCCTCTCTCGCCTCGCCACCGCTTCCCGTGCCATCGCAAACCCTAATTTTAATAACGAGAAGCCCTTAAAGCCGGAAGAGAAGGGCgcgggaggaggaggagagaTAGATAAGTTAGACACTTTGAAACGCCAGGATTCCTTTCCGATCGATCTGCAACCTTCGAATTTCCAGCCGGACGACAAGGAGCACACTAGGGAAGATCGTCGGTTTCATGAACCGAACGTTGGTGTTTCCGCTTCCTTTTGTCTGGTTGGTGCGGCTGCCACAAGGGAGGAGGATGTTCATGATTCGAGACCTGGTGGGGCTGGCAAAACCGACGGACATTTGGAG GAGCAAAGCAATCCTGATGTTGCTAGtgaaaaaaatgaaaggaaacAGGAGTTGGAGAAACAACTGCATGTTTTGAATGAGAAGAAACACAATCTTGTTCAAATGTTGAAGCAA ATTTTAAATgcagaagaagaaataaaaagacgGAGCACGCAGTCACCTGTTGCACGACCCTCTCTGCCTCATAAAGCAGATATGGCAGTTGAGAACAGTGCTGCTAAACAAGTACCCAAGCTTACTGTTGAGGTTAATTTTGGTAGTGATTCAGGTGGAGAATCAGATGCTGCTGCTAATCACAGCAATCATGTAAGGCAGTTGAATCACATCCACATTACTTCTCCGTCTGCAACACCACTAGCAAGGACAACATTTAGTTCTTTCCAGCATAATGCA GGTGTTCAAAACAACAGAGGTAGTATGGTGGCAATGGGGCATGGACCACCTACTCCCAGTTCACTGATGAGTGGTGCCATGGCAAGTCCATCCCGCTTTGCTCCTGCAGGTCACCAAAGCCAGACGACAAGCCTCCCTGCCATGGCTTTGCCTGCCAACCATTTCATGGCCTCATCACCATCACCTGCAGTTTCTGGAGGTACTTCCTCTGTCTTCAGGGATCCCCGTGCAACTAACTCCTCGTGA